In one Pseudomonas sp. 31-12 genomic region, the following are encoded:
- a CDS encoding DUF2126 domain-containing protein: MSIHVALHHVTHYRYDRAVELGPQIVRLRPAAHSRTRILSYALKVSPEQHFINWQQDPQGNYLARLVFPEKTNELRIEVDLLAEMAVFNPFDFFLEPYAEKIPFTYAPDERKELAPYLETLPLTPKFKAYLDGIDRTPLPSVDFLVALNQRLSEDIGYLIRMEPGVQTPEHTLEHASGSCRDSAWLLVQLLRNLGLAARFVSGYLIQLTADVKSLDGPSGTEVDFTDLHAWCEVYLPGAGWIGLDATSGLFAGEGHIPLACSPDPGSAAPISGLVEPCECEFSHEMSVERIWEAPRVTKPYTEDQWLAIQALGRQIDADLLEGDVRLTMGGEPTFVSIDDPDGAEWNTAALGPDKRRLSAELFQRMRKHYAPKGLVHFGQGKWYPGEQLPRWSLNCYWRRDGVPIWHNSALIADEQEDYGADGELAGRFLSSVAERLKIPTRFVFPAYEDNFYYLWREGTLPLNVSAEDSRLEEPLERARLRKVFSQGLDKVIGQVLPLARTAKEDQWQSGRWYLRDEHCRLVPGDSPLGYRLPLASQPWVKAAEYPFIYPNDPNQEFPALPDTQQLNSPGAAAEAVERNLEVDESADWLTRTAFCAEAREGRLYLFMPPLERVEDYLELVTAIEATAQELHCPVLLEGYEPPSDPRLSNFRITPDPGVIEVNVQPSATWDELVERTEFLYEEARQTRLTTEKFMIDGRHTGTGGGNHFVLGGATPADSPFLRRPDLLRSLISYWHNHPSLSYLFSGLFIGPTSQAPRVDEARNDALYELEIAFAQMPEPGEECAPWLVDRLLRNLLIDVTGNTHRSEFCIDKLYSPDGATGRLGLLELRAFEMPPHARMSLAQQLLLRALVARFWREPYAPPKLARWGTELHDRFLLPHFIEQDFADVIVDLNAAGYPVRAEWFAAHLEFRFPKVGDYAVSGIELEVRQALEPWHVLGEEGAVGGTVRYVDSSLERLQVKLTGLAPQRYLLTCNGVPVPLQPTGRVGEFVAGVRFRAWQPANCLQPTIPVHAPLVFDLLDTWMQRSLGGCQYHVAHPGGRNYDSLPVNANEAESRRMARFFRIGHSPGKLPVPILEINDELPMTLDLRRF, translated from the coding sequence GTGTCGATTCATGTCGCATTGCACCACGTCACGCATTACCGCTACGACCGCGCCGTCGAGCTCGGTCCGCAGATCGTTCGCCTGCGCCCGGCTGCCCACAGTCGCACGCGGATACTCTCCTATGCGCTGAAAGTCTCTCCCGAGCAGCATTTCATCAACTGGCAGCAGGACCCTCAGGGCAATTACCTGGCGCGGTTGGTGTTCCCGGAGAAAACCAATGAGCTGCGGATCGAGGTCGATCTGCTCGCGGAGATGGCGGTCTTCAACCCGTTCGACTTTTTCCTCGAGCCCTACGCCGAAAAGATCCCGTTCACCTACGCCCCGGACGAGCGCAAGGAACTGGCGCCGTACCTGGAAACCTTGCCCCTGACGCCGAAGTTCAAGGCCTATCTGGATGGCATCGACCGCACACCGCTGCCGAGTGTGGATTTCCTCGTGGCGCTCAATCAGCGCCTGAGCGAAGACATCGGCTACCTGATCCGTATGGAGCCCGGCGTACAAACCCCCGAGCACACCCTCGAACACGCCTCCGGTTCCTGCCGCGACTCGGCATGGTTGCTGGTGCAACTGCTGCGTAACCTCGGACTGGCGGCGCGTTTCGTCTCCGGCTACCTGATTCAACTCACCGCCGACGTCAAAAGCCTCGACGGCCCCTCGGGCACGGAAGTGGATTTCACCGACCTGCACGCCTGGTGCGAGGTCTATTTGCCCGGTGCCGGCTGGATTGGCCTGGACGCGACGTCAGGGCTGTTTGCCGGTGAAGGACATATTCCGTTGGCGTGCAGTCCCGATCCGGGCTCAGCGGCACCGATCAGTGGCCTGGTGGAACCGTGCGAGTGCGAGTTCAGCCACGAAATGTCCGTGGAGCGGATTTGGGAAGCGCCGCGGGTCACCAAGCCTTACACCGAAGACCAGTGGCTGGCGATCCAGGCGCTGGGCCGGCAGATCGATGCCGACCTGCTGGAAGGCGACGTGCGCCTGACCATGGGCGGCGAGCCGACCTTCGTGTCCATTGATGACCCGGACGGCGCCGAATGGAACACCGCCGCGCTCGGGCCGGACAAACGTCGCCTGTCCGCCGAACTGTTTCAGCGCATGCGCAAACACTACGCGCCCAAAGGCCTGGTGCATTTCGGTCAGGGCAAGTGGTACCCCGGCGAGCAACTGCCGCGCTGGTCGCTGAACTGCTACTGGCGCCGCGATGGCGTGCCGATCTGGCACAACAGCGCGCTGATTGCCGATGAACAGGAAGACTACGGCGCCGATGGCGAACTGGCCGGGCGTTTTCTCTCGAGTGTTGCCGAACGCCTGAAAATTCCGACACGCTTTGTGTTCCCGGCCTACGAAGACAATTTCTATTACCTCTGGCGCGAAGGTACGTTGCCGCTGAACGTCAGCGCCGAAGACTCGCGGCTTGAAGAACCGCTGGAACGGGCGCGCCTGCGTAAAGTCTTCAGTCAGGGGCTGGACAAGGTGATCGGCCAGGTCCTGCCGCTGGCGCGCACCGCCAAGGAGGATCAATGGCAAAGCGGCCGCTGGTACCTGCGTGATGAACATTGTCGATTGGTGCCGGGGGACTCACCGCTGGGTTATCGCTTGCCGCTGGCTTCGCAGCCTTGGGTTAAAGCGGCCGAGTATCCGTTTATCTACCCGAACGACCCGAACCAGGAATTCCCCGCGCTTCCGGACACTCAGCAGTTGAACAGCCCGGGTGCAGCGGCCGAAGCGGTCGAGCGGAACCTGGAGGTCGATGAGTCCGCCGATTGGCTGACCCGCACCGCGTTCTGCGCCGAGGCTCGGGAAGGCCGGTTGTACCTGTTCATGCCGCCGCTGGAACGGGTCGAGGATTATCTGGAACTGGTCACCGCAATCGAGGCCACGGCCCAGGAACTGCATTGCCCGGTGTTGCTGGAAGGTTACGAGCCGCCGAGCGATCCGCGCCTGAGCAACTTCCGCATCACCCCGGATCCGGGCGTGATCGAGGTCAACGTGCAGCCGTCCGCCACCTGGGATGAGCTGGTGGAGCGCACCGAGTTTCTCTACGAAGAAGCACGCCAGACCCGACTGACCACCGAGAAATTCATGATCGACGGCCGGCACACCGGCACCGGCGGCGGCAACCATTTCGTCCTGGGTGGCGCGACACCGGCTGACTCACCATTCCTGCGCCGTCCCGACCTGCTGCGCAGCCTGATCAGTTACTGGCATAACCACCCGTCCTTGTCCTACCTGTTTTCCGGATTGTTCATCGGCCCGACGTCCCAGGCGCCGCGCGTCGATGAAGCGCGCAACGATGCGTTGTACGAACTGGAAATCGCTTTTGCGCAGATGCCCGAGCCGGGCGAGGAGTGCGCGCCATGGCTGGTCGATCGATTGCTGCGCAACTTGCTGATCGACGTGACCGGCAACACGCACCGCTCTGAGTTCTGCATCGACAAGCTCTATTCGCCGGATGGCGCCACAGGCCGCCTTGGATTGCTCGAGTTGCGTGCCTTTGAAATGCCACCGCATGCGCGGATGAGCCTGGCGCAACAGCTGTTGCTGCGGGCACTGGTCGCACGGTTCTGGCGCGAGCCTTATGCGCCGCCGAAACTGGCGCGCTGGGGCACTGAGCTGCATGACCGATTCCTGTTGCCACACTTTATCGAGCAGGATTTCGCGGATGTGATCGTCGATCTCAATGCCGCCGGTTATCCCGTGCGGGCGGAGTGGTTTGCCGCGCACCTGGAATTTCGCTTTCCCAAGGTCGGCGATTACGCCGTCAGCGGCATCGAGCTGGAAGTGCGGCAGGCGCTGGAGCCTTGGCATGTTTTGGGTGAAGAGGGCGCTGTCGGCGGCACGGTGCGCTACGTGGATTCATCGCTGGAACGCTTGCAGGTCAAACTCACCGGCCTCGCGCCGCAGCGTTATTTGCTGACGTGCAACGGCGTTCCGGTGCCCTTGCAGCCGACTGGGCGAGTCGGCGAGTTCGTCGCTGGCGTGCGTTTCCGTGCCTGGCAACCGGCGAACTGCCTGCAACCGACCATTCCGGTCCACGCGCCGTTGGTGTTCGACCTGCTCGACACCTGGATGCAGCGCTCGCTGGGAGGCTGTCAGTACCACGTCGCCCATCCCGGCGGGCGCAACTACGACAGCCTGCCGGTGAACGCCAATGAGGCCGAAAGCCGTCGAATGGCGCGTTTCTTCCGCATCGGACACAGCCCGGGGAAACTTCCTGTACCGATCCTGGAAATTAACGACGAGCTACCGATGACGCTCGATTTACGACGTTTCTAA
- a CDS encoding circularly permuted type 2 ATP-grasp protein, producing MPDLLDRYPLTAGTYHELLDDSGAVRPHWRRLFDQLQRSTPAQLVQRQALLTRQIQENGVTYNVYADPKGADRPWELDLLPHVIAADEWQQLSAGIAQRARLLNAVLADLYGPQRLIAEGLLPAELVFGHNNFLWPCQGITPPDGAFLHLYAVDLARTPDGRWWVTADRTQAPSGAGYALENRTIVSRAFPELYRDLKVQHLAGFFRTLQETLARQAPSDDDAPLIVLLTPGRFNESYFEHLYLARQLGYPLVEGGDLTVRDATVYLKTLSGLRRVHAIMRRLDDDFCDPLELRTDSALGVPGLLEAVRQGRVLVANALGSGVLESPGLLGFLPKINQFLFGEELILPSIATWWCGEAPVLAQALEKLPELLIKPAFPSQSFAPVFGRDLSEKQRQALAERMQARPYAYVAQELAQLSQAPIWQAEDGQLQPRAIGMRMYAVASRDGYRVLPGGLTRVAAEADAEVVSMQRGGASKDTWVLGDRPPSGEQWKTQRTIGVHDLVRRDPYLPSRVVENLFWFGRYCERCDDSARLLRIMLARYVDGDDPQALEAAVDLGERLNLLPDEGELPERLLAALLGDDWPFSLRSNLQRLQWAASQVRGKLSRENWQALVELQREAMELETEEPDFGELLDFLNRLVMSLAALSGFALDDMTRDEGWRFLMIGRRIERLQFLSASLAAFLRGAGAFDQAGLEWLLELGNSSITYRSRYLAVAQLIPVLDLLLLDEQNPHAVLFQLKLVTRTLKRLNDDFGAPREAGLPQLVERLARFDLGCLENSLFGEASVRAAIEGLADLLQEIADASGQVSDRLALRHFAHVDDVSQRTVSV from the coding sequence ATGCCTGACCTGCTTGACCGCTACCCGCTGACGGCGGGCACTTATCACGAACTGCTCGACGACAGCGGCGCGGTGCGCCCGCACTGGCGCCGGTTGTTCGACCAATTGCAACGCAGCACGCCAGCGCAATTGGTGCAGCGTCAGGCACTGTTGACCCGGCAGATCCAGGAAAACGGCGTGACCTACAACGTCTACGCCGACCCCAAGGGCGCCGATCGGCCGTGGGAACTGGACTTGCTGCCGCATGTGATTGCTGCGGATGAGTGGCAACAGTTATCGGCCGGAATAGCTCAGCGGGCGCGGCTGTTGAACGCCGTGTTGGCTGATCTGTATGGCCCGCAACGTTTGATTGCCGAAGGGCTGCTGCCGGCTGAACTGGTGTTTGGTCACAACAATTTCCTCTGGCCCTGTCAGGGCATTACGCCGCCGGACGGGGCCTTTCTGCATTTGTACGCCGTCGATCTGGCGCGTACGCCGGACGGCCGTTGGTGGGTGACGGCAGATCGGACTCAAGCACCCTCCGGTGCCGGTTATGCGCTGGAAAACCGCACCATCGTGTCCCGGGCCTTTCCCGAGTTGTACCGCGACCTGAAGGTGCAGCACTTGGCCGGATTCTTCCGCACGCTGCAGGAAACCCTTGCCCGTCAGGCACCAAGCGATGACGACGCGCCGCTGATCGTGCTGTTGACGCCGGGGCGTTTCAACGAAAGCTATTTCGAACATCTCTATCTGGCGCGCCAGCTCGGTTATCCACTGGTGGAAGGCGGCGACCTCACGGTGCGTGATGCCACGGTCTACCTGAAAACCCTCAGTGGCCTGCGCCGGGTCCACGCGATCATGCGGCGGCTCGACGATGACTTCTGCGATCCGCTGGAGCTGCGTACCGATTCCGCCCTTGGCGTGCCGGGCTTGCTCGAAGCCGTGCGGCAGGGGCGGGTGCTAGTCGCCAATGCTCTCGGCAGCGGTGTGCTGGAGTCGCCGGGGCTGCTGGGATTCTTGCCGAAGATCAATCAATTCCTGTTCGGCGAAGAGCTGATCCTGCCGTCCATTGCGACGTGGTGGTGCGGCGAAGCTCCGGTGCTGGCACAGGCGTTGGAGAAACTGCCGGAACTGCTGATCAAACCGGCTTTTCCATCACAGAGCTTCGCACCTGTGTTTGGCCGTGATCTGAGTGAAAAACAGCGTCAGGCCTTGGCCGAGCGCATGCAGGCACGGCCTTACGCCTATGTCGCGCAAGAATTGGCGCAATTGTCCCAGGCGCCGATCTGGCAGGCCGAGGACGGTCAGCTGCAACCGCGCGCTATCGGAATGAGGATGTATGCGGTGGCCAGTCGCGACGGCTATCGAGTTCTGCCCGGCGGTTTGACTCGAGTTGCCGCTGAAGCAGACGCCGAAGTGGTGTCGATGCAGCGCGGCGGTGCGAGCAAGGACACCTGGGTGTTGGGGGATCGTCCGCCCAGCGGCGAGCAATGGAAAACCCAACGCACAATCGGCGTGCATGACTTGGTTCGACGCGATCCGTACCTGCCGTCGCGGGTGGTGGAGAACCTGTTCTGGTTTGGCCGCTATTGCGAGCGTTGTGATGACAGCGCGCGACTGCTTCGGATCATGCTGGCGCGCTACGTTGATGGCGATGATCCGCAAGCCCTGGAAGCGGCGGTCGATCTGGGCGAGCGCCTCAATCTGTTGCCGGATGAAGGCGAGTTGCCCGAGCGGTTGTTGGCGGCGCTACTTGGCGATGATTGGCCCTTCAGCCTGCGTTCCAACCTGCAGCGCTTGCAGTGGGCCGCCTCGCAAGTACGCGGCAAGCTCTCGCGGGAAAACTGGCAGGCGCTGGTGGAATTGCAGCGCGAAGCCATGGAGCTGGAAACCGAAGAGCCGGATTTCGGCGAGTTGCTGGATTTCCTCAACCGTCTGGTGATGTCACTGGCGGCGCTGTCCGGTTTCGCTCTGGACGACATGACCCGGGATGAAGGCTGGCGTTTCCTGATGATTGGCCGGCGGATCGAGCGCCTGCAATTTCTCAGTGCCAGCCTGGCGGCGTTTCTGCGCGGTGCCGGTGCTTTTGATCAGGCCGGGCTGGAATGGCTGCTGGAACTGGGTAACAGCAGCATCACTTACCGCTCGCGGTATCTGGCGGTAGCGCAGTTGATTCCGGTGCTGGACCTTTTGCTGCTCGACGAGCAAAACCCGCATGCGGTGCTGTTCCAGTTGAAACTGGTGACCCGCACGTTGAAACGCTTGAACGATGATTTTGGTGCACCTCGGGAAGCGGGTCTGCCGCAATTGGTGGAGCGCCTGGCGCGTTTCGATCTGGGCTGCCTGGAGAATTCGCTGTTCGGCGAAGCCAGCGTACGCGCGGCCATCGAGGGGCTGGCCGATTTGCTGCAAGAGATCGCCGATGCCAGCGGGCAAGTGTCGGATCGTCTGGCCCTGCGCCATTTCGCCCATGTCGATGATGTCAGCCAGCGCACGGTGTCCGTCTGA
- a CDS encoding transglutaminase family protein: protein MSAHYQILHDTHYHYDSPVSLAQQLAHLWPRACAWQRCTEQHLQISPDPTSRRDELDVFGNPLTRLAFERPHDELLVNARLTVEVLARPALDFNQSTAWEETRNALTYSSQPLSPELLEACRYRFESPYVHLKRNFVDFSESCFPAGRPLLLGVQALMEKIFSEFTFDAEATQVATPLVEVLERRRGVCQDFAHLMLACVRSRGLAARYVSGYLLTQPPPGQPRLIGADASHAWVSVFCPALGWVDFDPTNNVQPALEHITLAWGRDFSDVSPLRGVILGGGSHDPEVRVTVMPLD from the coding sequence ATGAGCGCCCATTACCAGATTCTCCACGACACCCATTATCACTACGACAGTCCGGTGTCCCTGGCCCAGCAACTCGCGCACCTGTGGCCGCGGGCCTGTGCCTGGCAGCGCTGTACCGAGCAGCACTTGCAGATCAGCCCCGACCCGACCTCGCGCCGGGATGAGCTGGATGTGTTTGGCAATCCGCTCACCCGGTTGGCGTTTGAGCGGCCGCACGACGAATTGCTGGTCAACGCCCGGCTCACCGTCGAAGTGCTGGCCCGGCCAGCGCTGGATTTCAATCAATCCACCGCATGGGAAGAAACTCGCAACGCGCTGACCTATAGCAGTCAGCCACTTTCACCCGAGTTGCTGGAAGCCTGCCGTTACCGCTTCGAATCGCCCTACGTGCATTTGAAACGCAACTTTGTCGATTTTTCGGAAAGTTGTTTCCCCGCAGGGCGGCCTTTGTTGCTGGGCGTCCAGGCGTTGATGGAGAAGATTTTCAGCGAATTCACCTTCGACGCCGAAGCAACCCAAGTGGCGACGCCGCTGGTGGAGGTGCTGGAGCGGCGGCGCGGAGTTTGTCAGGATTTCGCTCACCTGATGCTCGCTTGCGTGCGTTCACGTGGACTGGCAGCGCGTTACGTCAGTGGCTACCTGCTGACCCAACCGCCGCCCGGCCAACCGCGACTGATCGGCGCCGATGCGTCTCATGCCTGGGTTTCAGTGTTTTGCCCGGCGCTGGGCTGGGTGGATTTTGATCCGACCAACAATGTGCAACCCGCGCTCGAACACATCACTTTGGCCTGGGGGAGGGATTTCTCCGATGTTTCGCCGTTGCGTGGGGTGATTCTGGGGGGCGGCAGTCATGATCCCGAGGTGCGCGTCACCGTGATGCCATTGGATTGA
- a CDS encoding TIGR00730 family Rossman fold protein: MSLTSVCVFCGASTGTNPAYREAAVALGRALAERKLTLVYGGGAVGLMGIVADAALAAGGEVIGIIPQSLKDKEIGHSGLTRLEVVDGMHARKARMAELSDAFIALPGGLGTLEELFEVWTWGQLGYHGKPLGLLEVNGFYSKLTGFLDHIVGEGFVREAHRDMLQVSESPQTLLDALDAWQPTVVPKWTEQKPS, translated from the coding sequence ATGTCTTTAACGTCCGTTTGTGTATTTTGCGGTGCCAGCACCGGCACCAACCCGGCTTATCGTGAAGCGGCTGTCGCCCTCGGGCGAGCACTGGCCGAGCGCAAGCTGACCCTGGTCTATGGCGGTGGCGCCGTCGGGCTGATGGGCATCGTCGCCGATGCGGCACTGGCGGCCGGCGGTGAAGTGATCGGGATCATCCCGCAAAGCCTGAAAGACAAGGAAATCGGCCACAGCGGCCTGACTCGCCTGGAAGTGGTCGACGGCATGCATGCGCGCAAGGCGCGGATGGCAGAGCTCAGCGACGCCTTCATCGCGCTGCCCGGAGGCCTGGGCACTCTGGAAGAACTGTTCGAAGTCTGGACCTGGGGCCAGCTCGGTTATCACGGCAAACCGCTCGGATTGCTGGAAGTGAACGGTTTCTACAGCAAATTGACCGGTTTTCTTGATCATATCGTCGGCGAAGGCTTCGTTCGCGAAGCGCACCGTGACATGCTGCAAGTGAGCGAATCGCCGCAAACCCTGCTCGATGCTCTGGACGCCTGGCAGCCGACAGTGGTGCCCAAATGGACAGAGCAAAAACCCAGCTAA
- the azu gene encoding azurin, translating to MFAKLVAVSLLTLASSQLMAAECKVTVDSTDQMSFNTKAIEIDKSCKTFTVELTHSGSLPKNVMGHNWVLSKEADMQPIATDGLAAGIDKNYLKEGDARVIAHTKIIGAKETDSVTFDVSKLDANEKYGFFCSFPGHISMMKGTVTLK from the coding sequence ATGTTTGCCAAACTTGTTGCGGTATCCCTGCTGACACTGGCCAGCAGCCAACTGATGGCTGCCGAATGCAAGGTCACTGTCGACTCCACCGATCAGATGTCCTTCAACACCAAGGCCATCGAAATCGACAAAAGCTGCAAGACGTTCACCGTCGAGCTGACTCACTCCGGCAGCTTGCCGAAAAACGTCATGGGCCATAACTGGGTGCTGAGTAAAGAAGCTGACATGCAGCCGATCGCCACCGATGGCCTGGCTGCCGGCATCGACAAGAACTACCTGAAAGAAGGTGATGCACGCGTCATCGCCCACACCAAAATCATCGGTGCCAAGGAAACCGACTCGGTGACCTTCGACGTGTCGAAGCTCGATGCCAACGAGAAGTACGGTTTCTTCTGCTCGTTCCCGGGCCACATCTCGATGATGAAAGGTACGGTTACGCTGAAGTAA
- the nadE gene encoding ammonia-dependent NAD(+) synthetase → MQAVQREIAEQLNVQPPFADHAALEAEVARRVSFIQECLVNSGLKTLVLGISGGVDSLTAGLLAQRAMRELREQTSDKSYKFIAVRLPYETQFDEHDAQASVDFIAPDERHTVNIGPAVKSLANEVAAFEGKHAVSVDFVLGNTKARMRMVAQYTIAGAAQGLVIGTDHAAEAVMGFFTKFGDGACDLAPLSGLVKNQVRDIARSFGAPESLVEKIPTADLEDLSPGKPDEASHGVTYAEIDAFLHGQSVREEAFKIICDTYKKTHHKRVMPFAP, encoded by the coding sequence ATGCAAGCCGTACAGCGTGAGATTGCTGAGCAGCTCAACGTTCAACCGCCGTTCGCCGACCATGCCGCCCTCGAGGCCGAGGTCGCCCGACGGGTCAGCTTCATTCAGGAGTGCCTGGTCAATTCCGGGCTCAAGACCCTGGTGCTCGGCATCAGCGGCGGCGTCGATTCCCTGACCGCCGGCCTGCTGGCCCAACGCGCCATGCGTGAGCTGCGCGAGCAAACCAGCGACAAAAGCTACAAGTTCATCGCCGTGCGCCTGCCATACGAAACCCAGTTCGATGAACACGACGCCCAAGCCTCAGTGGATTTCATCGCCCCGGACGAACGCCACACCGTGAACATCGGCCCGGCAGTGAAATCCCTGGCCAACGAAGTGGCCGCCTTCGAAGGCAAGCACGCGGTCTCGGTGGATTTCGTGCTCGGCAACACCAAGGCGCGGATGCGCATGGTCGCCCAGTACACCATCGCCGGTGCGGCGCAGGGTCTGGTGATCGGTACCGACCACGCGGCGGAAGCGGTGATGGGTTTCTTCACCAAGTTCGGTGATGGCGCCTGCGATCTGGCACCACTGAGTGGCTTGGTGAAAAACCAGGTTCGAGACATCGCCCGCAGTTTCGGCGCGCCGGAATCGCTGGTGGAAAAAATCCCTACGGCCGACCTTGAAGACCTGTCGCCGGGTAAACCGGACGAAGCGTCCCACGGCGTGACCTATGCCGAGATCGACGCATTCCTGCACGGCCAGTCGGTGCGTGAGGAAGCGTTCAAGATCATTTGCGATACGTACAAAAAGACTCATCACAAGCGCGTGATGCCGTTCGCGCCATAA
- the pncB gene encoding nicotinate phosphoribosyltransferase → MSESVFGDRIVQNLLDTDFYKLTMMQAVLHNYPNVEVEWEFRCRNSEDLRPYLAEIRFQIERLAELSLSADQLSFMERISFMKPDFLRFLGLFRFNLRYVHTGIENGELFIRLRGPWLHVILFEVPLLSIVSEVRNRYRYREIVLEQAREQLYRKFDWLTANASSDELSELQVADFGTRRRFSFRVQEEVVNVLKHDFPGRFVGTSNVHLSRELDMKPLGTMAHEWIMAHQQLGPRLIDSQIAALDCWVREYRGLLGIALTDCITMDAFLNDFDLFFAKLFDGLRHDSGDPVIWAEKAIAHYQKLGIDPMSKTLTFSDSLTLPKSLEIFRALRGRINVSFGIGTNLTCDIPGVEPMSIVLKMAACNGQPVAKISDEPGKTHCKDPNFVAYLRHVFKVPAALSSPSGTTSKE, encoded by the coding sequence ATGAGCGAGAGCGTGTTTGGCGATCGCATCGTGCAGAACCTGCTCGACACCGACTTCTACAAACTGACGATGATGCAGGCGGTGCTGCACAACTACCCGAACGTGGAAGTCGAATGGGAGTTTCGTTGCCGCAACAGCGAGGATTTGCGCCCTTATCTGGCAGAAATCCGCTTCCAGATCGAACGCCTGGCGGAGTTGAGTCTGAGTGCCGACCAGTTGAGCTTCATGGAACGCATCAGCTTCATGAAGCCGGATTTCCTGCGTTTTCTCGGGCTGTTCCGCTTCAACCTGCGCTACGTCCACACCGGCATTGAAAACGGCGAACTGTTCATCCGCCTGCGCGGGCCGTGGTTGCATGTGATCCTGTTTGAAGTGCCGCTGCTGTCCATCGTCAGCGAAGTGCGCAACCGCTATCGCTACCGCGAAATCGTTCTGGAACAGGCTCGCGAGCAGCTCTACCGCAAATTCGACTGGTTGACCGCCAACGCCAGCAGCGACGAACTGTCCGAATTGCAGGTAGCCGATTTCGGCACACGCCGTCGCTTCTCGTTCCGCGTGCAGGAAGAAGTGGTGAACGTGCTCAAGCACGATTTCCCCGGGCGTTTCGTCGGCACAAGCAACGTGCATCTGTCACGGGAATTGGACATGAAGCCTTTGGGCACCATGGCCCACGAATGGATCATGGCGCACCAGCAACTCGGTCCACGGCTGATCGACAGCCAGATTGCCGCACTCGATTGCTGGGTGCGCGAATACCGGGGCCTGCTGGGGATCGCCCTCACCGACTGCATCACCATGGATGCCTTCCTCAACGACTTCGACCTGTTCTTTGCCAAGCTCTTCGACGGCCTGCGCCATGACTCCGGGGATCCGGTGATATGGGCAGAAAAGGCGATCGCCCACTATCAAAAGCTGGGCATCGATCCGATGAGCAAAACCCTGACGTTCTCCGACAGCCTGACGCTGCCAAAATCCCTGGAAATATTCCGGGCGTTACGCGGTCGGATCAATGTCAGTTTCGGTATCGGCACCAACCTGACGTGCGATATTCCGGGTGTCGAACCGATGAGCATCGTGCTTAAAATGGCAGCCTGCAACGGCCAGCCCGTGGCAAAGATTTCCGATGAGCCTGGCAAGACTCACTGCAAAGACCCGAATTTCGTCGCCTATTTGCGACATGTTTTCAAAGTACCTGCCGCCCTTTCCAGTCCATCTGGCACCACTAGCAAGGAGTGA